A single Methylosinus sp. H3A DNA region contains:
- a CDS encoding DUF3800 domain-containing protein: MNFTAYIDESDTHGPAPDMVMSAMLSTAGRWERCRRALTRIQREFGFTVFHASEFRALQGEFEGWSAEKCFDIYTEFGRLGASHLTECFTVSLSYETYKTYFLDRRPQKMHRTSQYGICFMGVLDGLMRTVMGYGPQSKLSVVVEDGHKNAKDTARLFEDRRWRLDTGGIDLLRSYALEKKECSPLLQLADITAHAHTKDKRAIKLGAAPGFSERNEEEPVPGQPGWSVYEVTPDYIARIIDEYESDRAAKHEDYLKRRRAWSKGRVASGAV; this comes from the coding sequence ATGAATTTTACCGCTTACATAGACGAAAGCGATACGCACGGCCCCGCGCCGGACATGGTGATGTCGGCCATGCTCTCGACCGCTGGTCGCTGGGAAAGATGCCGGCGCGCCCTGACGCGCATCCAGCGCGAGTTCGGCTTCACGGTATTTCACGCCTCTGAATTTCGAGCCTTGCAGGGCGAGTTCGAGGGATGGTCAGCAGAAAAGTGCTTCGATATCTACACGGAATTCGGCCGGCTGGGGGCGTCACACCTCACCGAGTGCTTCACGGTATCGCTGTCGTATGAGACTTACAAAACCTATTTTTTGGACCGTCGCCCCCAGAAGATGCATCGTACCAGTCAATATGGCATCTGCTTCATGGGCGTCCTTGACGGGCTCATGCGAACCGTGATGGGCTATGGCCCGCAAAGCAAGCTCTCCGTTGTGGTTGAAGACGGGCACAAGAACGCAAAAGACACCGCCCGGTTATTTGAGGACAGAAGGTGGAGGCTTGATACGGGCGGAATTGACCTACTCCGCTCTTACGCTCTTGAAAAAAAGGAATGCAGCCCGCTGCTGCAATTGGCCGACATAACGGCGCACGCTCACACTAAAGACAAGCGGGCGATAAAATTGGGGGCGGCTCCCGGTTTCTCAGAGAGAAACGAGGAGGAGCCGGTTCCGGGACAGCCAGGGTGGTCGGTATACGAGGTAACGCCGGATTACATCGCCCGAATCATCGATGAATATGAGAGCGACCGCGCAGCGAAGCACGAAGACTATTTGAAGCGACGTAGAGCTTGGTCGAAAGGACGCGTCGCATCCGGCGCGGTTTGA